Genomic segment of Sarcophilus harrisii chromosome 4, mSarHar1.11, whole genome shotgun sequence:
aaacagtgctgccacaaacattttggcacatacaggttcctttcccttctttagtatctccttggggtataagcccagtagtagcactgctggatcaaagggtatgcacactttgataacttttgggtcataattccagattgctctccagaatggttggattcgttcacaactccaccaacaatgtatcggtgtcccagttttcctgcatcccctccaacaatcagcattactttttcctgtcatcttagccagtctgacaggtgtgtagtggtatctcagagttgtcttaatttgcatttctctgattaataatgatttggaacactctttcatatgagtggtaatagtttcaatttcatcatctgagaattgtctgttcatatcctttgaccatttgtcaattggagaatggcttggtttcttataaattagagtcagttctctatatattatggaaatgaagcctttatcagaaccttcgaCTGTGAaggtgttttcccagtttgttgcttcccttctaatcttgtttgcattagttttgtttgtacagaagctttttaatttgatgtaatcaaaattttctattttgtgatcaataatggtctctaattcgtctttggtcacaaatttcttcctcctccacaagtctgagatataaactatcctatattcctccaatttatttataatctcgttctttatgtctaaatcatggacccattttgatcttatcttggtatacggtgttaagtgtgggtccatgcctaatttctgccatactaatttccagttttcccagcagtttttgtcaaataatgaattcttatcccaaaagttaggatctttgggtttgtcaaacactagattgctatagttgactattctgtcttgtgaaccttaacctgttccactgatcagctaatctatttcttagccaataccaaatggttttggtgactgctgctttataatatagttttagatcaggtacagctaggccaccttcatttgattttttttcccattaattcttttgagattctcgaccttttattattccatatgaattttgttattttttctagatcattaaaatattttcttggaagtctgattggtatagcactaaataaatagattagtttagggagtattgtcatctttattatattcgcacggcctatccaggagcacttaatatttttccaattatttaagtctgactttatttgtgtggaaagtttccCAAAAtaacttttcctgattttcccaatATAAGTTCTGTCCTTCTAAATATCTTGAGCTATCTATATCGATGCGCCCGAGTCTATCGCCACCCTGTCCCATACCTATGTTAACTGCAGTGTCCTAATGGTCTaggtgagaaaggaaagaatatttgctTGAAGGATGTATCTGCTCCCACATAGCCCATTGAGGGCAAATTTTATGAATTCGGTTCCCTAGCTAGCACACTGCCCGGCATGAGgcaaaaacactgggaaatgaatgcaaactgtttgcacttttgtttttcttcctggttatttttaccttccgaatccaattctcccagtgcaacaagaaaactgtttggttctgcacatatacattgtatctaggatatactacgacatattcaacatatataggactgtttgccatctaggggaggggtggagggtgggagggaaaaatcggaacagaagtgagtgcaagggataatttttttactGCAGCGGACTACTACTCTCCCAAGTCCACAGAGCTGGATCCCGAGATGGCTGCTTCCTCCGGAGAGCGCAGGATCAGAAGATGCGAAACACCACTTTCCAGTACAAGCTCTCAACTACCCAGAACGCGACTCCAGCACGCATGCGAAGATCAATTCCAGAGGGCGGGGAGGCGACTGGAGAGAGCCGAAGAGAAGTGCTGGCGTAAGAGAGCCAGGGGGAGGGAGGACGGACGTATTTCCGCTCCGTCGGACAAATACTGGCCAAAGGGGAGAAGACTAGTACTCCTGGCCCCTTTAACTGAgtggagaatacaaagaaaaaagtgcGGAGGAAAGGGTAGTATCTTACCCCTTTAATTTTATACAACACCCACGCTCTTTTTCCTTTAGCTACCTCCCGGAGCAGCTGCCGCCGAGGGGAGCAAAGCTGCGCGCGCCGGGTCCACACAGCCCAGCGCGACCCTCCCTAGCTCGCCCACGCGGAGCCGGAGTCGCGCTGCCAACCGCGCGCACGGGCGCGCACGTTCCTGCGCCTGCGCGTCAGTCAGACCTGCCTGTACGTGGTGACTGCCGCCGGCCCCCAAGGGGGGGTgggagaattaaagaaaaaaaactgcgCGTGGAACAGATCTAGGTGAGAGGCGCGCGTGCCGATGAGGTCAAGGGATTCAGGGGGACTAGTTCCGCGGAGCAATTGGGCCCCGAGGCTTGGGGGACGAGGGTGTGAGGTGTTAAGTTGGGAGGCGGCGTGTGCGGCGCGGACGGGAGGGGGGAAACCAGGGACGGCGCGTGTAAACGTGCCTGGGGGGCGGGGAAAGTCGCGAGCGCGCCCCAGACTGGGGAACCCTGAACCCCAGTCTCTCCCCACACACCCACACCACGCGGGCACATTTACGCCCCTCCCCTTGCTCTGGCCCCCTAGTTCGTGGGCGGGATGGTTTGGGAAGAAAGTATGGGACCTCGTGGGTTCttgccttccctcccctctccctgagATGGGAAGGAGTAAAAACTGTGTGTATGGGATAGAGAGGGTCTGAAAGACTTTGccctgggggaaagggaggagggaaaaggaagtgaTTGaggctggggggaagggagagggactATCATCCTAATTCATCCTCCACCAAACACAGGGAATTAATTCTCCCAGCACATCCAATACCATGGCATCTGGAGTAGAAGTCTTGCGATTCCAGCTCCCAGGGCACGAGGCTGCCACCCTTCGAAACATGAACCAACTCCGGGCAGAAGAGCGCTTTTGCGATGTCACCATCGTGGCCGACAGCCTCAAGTTCCGTGGCCACAAGGTAATCTTGGCTGCCTGCTCCCCATTTCTTCGTGACCAGTTTCTTCTCAATCCCAGTTCAGAGCTACAGGTCTCGCTAATGCACAGTGCCAGAATAGTGGCAGATCTCCTCCTCTCCTGCTATACTGGGGCTCTGGAGTTTGCTGTCCGTGACATTGTCAACTATCTAACTGCTGCCTCTTATCTGCAAATGGAGCATGTAGTAGAAAAATGTAGAAATGCCCTGAGCCAATTCATTGAACCCAAGATTGGCCTAAAAGAGGATGGAGTAAGTGGAGGGATTGGATTGGCTGGGCTCAGCTCTACCAAGTCACTCCTTCCACTTGCTCGAACCCCAAAGCCAGCTCCCAGACCTCCACCGCCACCTCCTCCACCTTCTCTCCTCCGACCAGTGAAGCTAGAGTTCCCCCTAGATGAGGACCTTGAGCTAAaagcagaggaagaggaagaagatgaagaagaggatgTGTCAGATATCTGTATTGTCAAGGTGGAATCAGCATTGGAAATGTCACAGAGGTTTAATCCCCCAGGAGGCATTGGGGGGAGCCTTGGTCTTGGGGGGAACCTTAGCTTTGGAGGGGGTCTTGGTCTTGGAGGGGGTCTTGGTCTTGGAGGGAATAGTGGACTTCTTATCAATGAAGTTGGAGAAACAATTGATGCCCCTGATGAAAGCATAGCACCTCAGGGGGTGGTGAAGGCTTGCTACAGCCTCACAGAAGACACAGAAGGGGAAGGTCTGTTGCTGTTTCCTGGAGGTCATGTAGGGGAGGGCATTACTTTTGGACTGGGAGATGAAGCCCTAGCAGCTATGTCCCGGAACAGTGGAGTTAGTGGGAGTTATGGGGGCATAAGGAGCCCCATACCAGGGATCTCTTCAGTGGGTTTCCCACTGAAGAATATCAAGTGTACCAAATGCCCAGAAGTGTTTCAAGGTGTGGAAAAACTTGTGTTCCACATGAGAGCCCAGCACTTCATCTTTATGTGCCCTCGATGTGGGAAGCAGTTCAACCATAGCAGCAACCTCAACCGTCACATGAATGTCCACCGAGGTGTCAAATCCCACTCCTGTGGTATTTGTGGCAAATGCTTCACCCAGAAGTCTACCCTACACGACCATCTCAATCTTCACTCTGGGGCTAGGCCCTACCGTTGTTCTTACTGTGATGTGCGATTTGCCCATAAACCCGCCATTCGACGCCACCTTAAGGAGCAGCATGGAAAGACCACAGCAGAGAATGTCCTTGATGCTAGTGTGTCAGAGCTCAATGCTCTCTCCTTCACTAGCTGAAGTAAGGATAACTAGGGAAGGGTATTGGGTGAAGTCAGGAGATTGCTGATTAAAAGGGGTAGTGAAAGAGCCTCTCTCCTTAAGGGGTAGAAatatgaaggaggaaaagggCTTTTCTGTTTCCAGGAGAAACTTGGGGTTGAAGGCTGagacattacaaaaaaaaaaaaaaaaaaaaaaaaaaccaaaaaaaaaaaaaaaactacttaggTCTTCCTAAGGGAATAAGAAGGGGGTAGACATTGCTAAGGGGATTAACAAATCTTTACTTGGGatgatgaggaaagaaaagattccTGTATTCTATAATAAAAGAGCCCAGGAAAGAGGGGAGACTCTTTTCTGGAAGAAGTAAATTACCAGCTTGAGGATGTTGTTCATAATGTAAGTAGTAAAAGAGGGAATATAGAAGATGGTTTTATTATAGACTAAGAAAGCTATAGAGAAGACAATTCAGTTGGGGTAGGGCGGTTGGGAATTGGGAGGGAATCTTACCAAAGCTACACCTGTCCTGGGTGGGAATAGAGCATGGGAAACCTCTTAAATTCTTGGGAAAGCAACTGTTATGACAATTCAGTTGGGATAAAACGGGTGGGAACTGGGAGGGAATCTTACCAAAGCTACACCTTTCCTTGGGTGGGAATAGAGCAGGGGAAACCTCTTAAATTCTTGGGAGAGCAACTGTTATGAGGACACAGTTATCAAATCCCAAGGAGAAAGGGTAgaggtggggtttttttgtttgttttttccatactGGGTAGGGAGATGGAAGAGGGACAGGGTGGGCTTTTGTTTCAAGAAGCAAAAAGTGACAAATGTgtcagaaaatgaaaagggaagatgaatagaagaaaggaggaaaatgaagttagTAAGGATTGGGTAGAGGATGTGGGGGAAAGAGGAATATACTTAGAAAAGGgctcttggggagggaagagggagggagggaaacaaaaagggagggaaaaggagggtgTGATAGAGATGggtattattttttaaggaaacatttttcaagaattttCTGGAATCTGAGgtctgtttctgtttttatttaccacaaaataaaaaaaagggggttttctttatattttgttatctaTGAGTCTgagtctttcctttccttccctagtATTTTCAGCCAACACTTCATCTCTGAGAGTACATTGGCCCTCCAGCTTCTGTTtctctcatacacatacacacaatttagCATAGAGTTAAGTAAGAGTAGAGGTAGAAtagaaaaactgggaagagaaatgagggtaatgcaagaaaatcatgaaaaacaatcAACAGCTTGGTGAATGAGACACAAAAATACAGAATAACCCCTTGAACAGAATAGATCAAAAGGTAAAGGAGGCAACAAGAATCCAAtgaagaatgccttgaaaagttGAATTCTCCAAAGTGGGAGTAAAGGGGAGGGGCTAGAAGGAGCTCCAAAAGTTCACTACAGAAAGCAATTCTTTAGAAATagacttggggggaggggagtatCGACTTGCCTGAGCTTTCCCCAAAATTCTTGTGAGCATTTTTAAATAATGTCAAAAAATAGTTAATGGAGTGGGAGAATCCACAAAAAGACGGGGTGAAATGATTTTCCAACAAAGGCAACTGTGCCTCTACAGTGTTTGTCCTGGTCTCCCTCACCATGAGGACAAAGACCATGTAAACGTGTGTCAACAAATTATAGGTCAAATATATACTTTTCATATCTGGGGTTTTTGTCACTAGTTCTGGCAAGTCATATCTGAGGGTGGTGCTAGATCAGGGATGGTAGTCTTGAAtggaggggaaatttttttttcccccactaaaGCTCAAACTTTTTCCTTCAATTgtgaaatttcaaaatttttctgagaaatgatcCATAAGCCCAACCCGATTGCCAAAGAACGATTGTCTATAACACCCCCAAAAAGGTTGATAAAGCCTCAGACTAAATGGTCTCCAATACTACTTTGAGTTTGTGGATTGGAAGAAAACTTTAGAGGCCGTTCTCAGCCAGTACAAACTACATCTCCCAGGAGGCCTTGGAGAAGGCCCCAGCTGCCTAATCCCAACCCACAGGACCCGGAGCCGTAGAGTCCTCCGGGTTCGAGAGCTGCAGTGCAGACGAATAGACGGGGCCATGCTAGATGAGAAATCGGCGTCTGCGTTTCTTCTGATCGTGATATCATTAGCGAAGTTGTGATTCTATTAAGTTCAAGGAGGGACCAGTGGCCGCCTGGGCGTGATTGAAGTGGTCTTTAAGTTCTAGTAATCACAATAAGAGACGGGAGTAAAAGCCCTAGTTAAGGGGAGGAGCGTCTGGGAGCACTCCTATCCCCATCTCCAGGGGCAAAGGCTTCTCTCCTGCTCCAGCCAGGACCGAAACCAGAAGCAAGGCACTGTCCTGTCCCTTCCCGGGACGCCCGGACTTCAGGAACCGCGGCTCCGGGGTTATCGGGCAATACATTTGCACCTGAGCGGCGGCCCCTGCCCTTAATCCGGGCCGGAGCGCCCGCGGTTGCCCCTCCCCATGGTGAAGGCCAGGGAAGCCTGCTCGAAGTGGTCTCCGAGGCATCCTCGCCAATCCCTGCTCCGGGAGCCTGCGCACCACTCTGGGATCCTAACCCGGGAAAATGGCAGTAGAATAGGCCATGGCTCCTTTAAGggttctctttctcctccctccttccactaCTCCCCCATCCCCCCCGACCCACGTGACCCGAGCGGCCGCGCGCCTCCTGGGCCCCCCGCGCGAGCGGCtatggcggcggcggcgggagctgcagcagcagcggcggcggccgCCGAGGTgcggaaggggaggggggggaggcgGGTGCATGCCCGCCCGCGCGCGCGCCCGGGGGAAGCGCGCACTCGTGCAATGCTCCGGGGGTGCAACGGGGCCGGGGGGCCCGAGCCGGGCTTGCAAGAAACCAAGGGGCCAGCGCCGGGGGCCGGGGAGGGGACCAGGGGATGGGAGGCGGGGGAAGCGAACACAGAGGTGCGCGTGCAGCCGCTGGCCACCCCCGAATGGGCGGCTGGGGCCGGAGTTCCAGGGGCGCGCGCACGGGGTGCGCGGGGCAGACCGCCAAGCTGGGGGGGAATCAGCATTGGGGGGGGTGTCGCACGGGGCCCCCGCGGCTCCGGGGACAAAGGGGGAGCGTCTCGTGCACCCGGGAGGAGGAGGCGGGGCCGGGGCGCATTGGCCacgccccctcccctcctttctgcTCCCGGGATGCGGGGGCTACCGAGGGGGAGAGGGTCCCTTCGGGCCCGGGGTAGAGGTCGAGGGCCACTTCCTGGGAATCGAGGGAGAGGGCGAGGAACAACCCATCGGGGCCGGGGGAGGGGGCGAAGCCTGCTCTCTTCCGCCCGGACCCAGGCGTGCTGGGCTTCTTTGCCCCCAGTCAGGTTGACTAGTTCCCCTACCCCTTGTCTCCCCTCGCAGGGGGAGGCCCCTGGTGAGATGGGGGGGGCGCTGCTGCTGGAGAAAGAACCCCGGGGAACTGCAGAGAGAGGTAAGCCTGCAGGGTATACAAGAATATCTGCTTCCCCTGCCCCCTGTTCTTTTTTGAGAAAGCAATCTTGTTTCCAGTAATCCCTTTTTCCTATCTGTAAGGGATTCTTTCCAATTACATGGCAGAAAGGTGAGTTACCCTTGTCCTCagattcctttcctctttccttcctggagggaatggggggggggagggaaagagaaaagggggaaattttggTATTATTCATGATTCCCCTCCTCACTCccctatctttctcttttcttaggtCTTAGCTCCTCAGGAGATAAGTGTCCTGGAGAGGAGACCCCGTCCCAGGATCATCCAGAGTCTGTGGAACCCACTGGTCCCTCATCTCCTGCCTCAGTCACAG
This window contains:
- the ZBTB12 gene encoding zinc finger and BTB domain-containing protein 12; amino-acid sequence: MASGVEVLRFQLPGHEAATLRNMNQLRAEERFCDVTIVADSLKFRGHKVILAACSPFLRDQFLLNPSSELQVSLMHSARIVADLLLSCYTGALEFAVRDIVNYLTAASYLQMEHVVEKCRNALSQFIEPKIGLKEDGVSGGIGLAGLSSTKSLLPLARTPKPAPRPPPPPPPPSLLRPVKLEFPLDEDLELKAEEEEEDEEEDVSDICIVKVESALEMSQRFNPPGGIGGSLGLGGNLSFGGGLGLGGGLGLGGNSGLLINEVGETIDAPDESIAPQGVVKACYSLTEDTEGEGLLLFPGGHVGEGITFGLGDEALAAMSRNSGVSGSYGGIRSPIPGISSVGFPLKNIKCTKCPEVFQGVEKLVFHMRAQHFIFMCPRCGKQFNHSSNLNRHMNVHRGVKSHSCGICGKCFTQKSTLHDHLNLHSGARPYRCSYCDVRFAHKPAIRRHLKEQHGKTTAENVLDASVSELNALSFTS